The Raphanus sativus cultivar WK10039 chromosome 2, ASM80110v3, whole genome shotgun sequence DNA segment aagataaaccCATTTTCTCTGagggtttttattttcttggatGTGTATCTTCCGGTTTAGCCGTCCCTGTGGCCGCTTTAGCTACATCAGTGGCACTAGCCTCCGGCTTTTTCTTAGCATACATAACAGTGTACATGATTGCACCGGAGATAGCTAAACCGGCGATAGCCATGGTGGT contains these protein-coding regions:
- the LOC108828105 gene encoding uncharacterized protein LOC108828105; protein product: MAGENDWRKTADTTKMSLEGVKAAGVESSKRPPGSNPGGVLHQRRNLPYSYTTMAIAGLAISGAIMYTVMYAKKKPEASATDVAKAATGTAKPEDTHPRK